The sequence tgggggtttcctcctgccgccgtatcgtcgccggaggaggagtcgatctcttCTTCCGAagaggagtcgactccgtcccAGGAGAAGGCGTCATCGCTGAagctctccagttcctcctggaacaggaactggaggtcctccccctcggtctcgggctcgtcctcctcggagacagtcccgaagtcgaactcctctgcatcccaatgcaaaggagccagcgcttcgaacgctgctgtcgggtcccattcgggggtcggctctcggctctccggGATAGAGttgatggaggaggcggagagggaagaagaagaaggagaagaggaggaggaagagtctccgaaggagttggagtcggaggaggaagagattgacatgGCTGGCGGAGGAATGGATTTTCTGcgctacttggctttgggaggaagaaggagttcgctgtgaagaagagccgattcggggtgagattaaatagtgaagagatggaagacggatcggcagtttcacattctacgaggagccagttgcagagacgttgcgtctttcttggtggttgcagtgtgtttaatgaacattaacgggaagatgaagcgacagaatggttttggaattatcattgccaaaaccagggggcatgtgttatcatcataaattaacagggttaatttatgggccgaaagcaagatgggcttaaagtagAAGAATAAGAAGgtttgtaaatcggctcctgcgtgagcattttgggccacatgggccatgtatctttagatttagttccagattagagatagagtccgatcgggacaagattagtttagattgtttcccaagtctccggactataaatatgtaccctatgttattaaaaaaaaagagagtcatcacgtctcgcaaacaacaatctcggcgcatcgccacccctaatcttagggtttcatccaagtaagcgccatgctgccctgatcgctcctcgcgatcagggcagcgttgttcttacttttaccttggtattattCGTACTGAAgagtttttgatggcgagtaatgctagttatcctgatgttcgtagcatggctttagtagatctatcgtgctttgttgcttatcatctacgaatatcatgttgtctccgtgcagtcacgtttcaatcttatgctaactCTTGTTACATAGAgttagttgcacagagacaacactctgcttcttttctatctaatagatctaatctgttatggtttgctcttattcttgagagttggcgtaatatctgctaggttaggccttgcaaacggactggatgatccggtgacgtgttagatgctttgctctagtcttaacagggaattgatccgggaatcggctcttgctagttcttaggcctctgttttttgttatagtttagttatctgttacgtttattaggcccaatcacgtgtaggatgttccgatctagcggtgaagcttttgccatcgtggattagattagttaggtttaattgaagcagctatatacttatttgctttattttatcaatatctggatacatgcagatccaatctgacaccgggactcgatcggctccttaaagccgatgcaagagtcgtcccggggagccgaccacggctcggacttacgtttccacgtgtttgtgtatgcaggctaatcgttgcaagcacgttcgccacttcctgatcgggtataggtcaggtggcacgccctgcgtcttcacaagccgcggcgtgtgctggaattgcgggccgtcgacgagggagcagtgcctgccagcgccccggcgacctcccggctcttcgtgttgcctgtcgctgctcgccggtgggtttcgaccgacaacatcggccctcagcggccctggcacacttgtctgccagggagaaaagtgtggtaacgctttccaacTCGTGCGTTGCCAGCTTCtggagcatcttctcatcacgtaccccctggcggaaagcagtgataatagatgcatcggagatacgaggaatggtaccccgtaccttggtgaagtgcgagatgaatgcccggagcgtctctctgggtttttgcctcacggtgTGGAGGtgggcctccacaccatgctgctggtactcactagcgaagttcgcagtgaacctcgcacagagctcctcccaggactggatcgtcccaggagtAAGGTTCATGACAGATATTTCTTGGTTTCAACTTTGCGACATCAAAAGAGAAAGACTAGAAAGGGAATATATAGAACTAGAACCTTTTTAAAGCGTATCAGCCGACCTGGCTTACGAATTTATGTCAACTATTAAGGAATTCCTAAGGTTTTGGGCGGAATGGGAATTGCTATTCTTTCTACCTCTCGAGGTATAATGACAGATCGAGAGGCTCGACTAAACAGAATTAGGGGAGAAGTCTTATGTTATATATGGTAATGGCCCCACCTATAGTACCCGAATTCTATCTCGAACTTCctattttgaaaataaaaatagaaaaataggagaaaaaaaatatgacaaaaaaataggagaaaaaaaaaccccGAGAGAAGCAAAAGTCACTTTCGAAGGTTTAGTTACGGAAGCCCTACCCAACGGAATGTTCCGCGTTCGCCTAGAGAATGACACCATCATCCTGGGCTATATTTTAGGAAAGATCCGGTCTAGCTCTATACAAATACTGATGGGGGATAGGGTCAAAATTGAAGTAAGTCGTTATGATTCCAGCAAGGGGCGTATAATTTATAGACTTCCCCAtaaggtccgggctggcccggtcaaggctacatgaaagtagcttgccatgacggcgtggttaccaccagctgctgtgatggcggtaacgtacacctacaggaattccgacgggttagtggtaccgtcgtattTCTctggcaggtgcgggcggaacttgtaCGGCCATGCTACTGCGCGGAGGTGATCTGTCAGTGCAGCGCAGCTCACCCCACCCACCGGGGTAcccgcctgtatccgggcattcaccggaggcttgggtgccaccacgtccaagtcggcgttgaggttgcggccctcaatgttgagacggtgCTCTCGCGCTCTCTCtacggagatgcgggcatcctcacccgcgcgcctgcggttgagctccgcccacAGGTCTTCTGTccgtgcacccctcactgtgAGGGAGCGCACGGATGCTGACAcaccgccctggcgccggtggtaaggtaccaccgcattgccaggcgggggtcgttgcccagtctttgcagaactgggggaggcctgagccagatggaggagacgatcgacgtcgtcccgccactgcctcagggcgtctggcgaggcagcagcagcaggggggttgcgaagcaactccctagccgccgccagcgctccgccgctatcagcttgtgaggggccctcgacgggcgccctgactcttgccgacgagCAGCGTGCGCCGCTGCAGGCACAGTCGCCGCTGGAGCAGGAAcacgagaggcgtgtggcgtggagaacgccacaccctctgtcatctccacgtcgtccacccgaaccatggagacgagcaagagatgaactgcaACCAGCTAGAGctccctacctggcgcgccaaatgtcgtggtgtggcaaaccacagccgggtggagGAATGCACCcacctaagcccagagggtgagtactcgggggttagctagcgactagttcgatcttgctcaaaaacacgatgaacacagcaggtttagagtggttcgggccgccggagcgtaataccctacgtccattgtgtgttgtattgccttgcctcgagagagtccgcgagagcttgtgtgtctcTGTCCTGTGCAGCGAGCGTCTCccctttatatctcaagggaggcgcgtgcATGACtgctgggtccccgacaggtgggcccagcgatgtagtataaaataacgtactgttcatacattatggcgttgcaggtgaaggagatctctctcctggatttccttgcctgctcctggaatctcccgttcagcatgtccaggcgctgtcttgtcggaacggcaccaagcgtagctagcggcgtcgcctgccacgtagctgaacgggccgcgtagcttgcggcgtaggcggcatgatggaaaagtgccgtgccgtcgtatccaattaatgcggcagacgggctctgcgcgggtgcagcgcaggcggctgcactgtgtaccttggtaacacGTGgtccacagtgaggcctgacaaaggctgccccgcgtgccgcggcggcagagcacgcctcaaccacccgcattgaatgcagtgggtgggcgagtcttccagcggaagactcgcgcttgagcctgcgcccgcgcctgcggaacacgtggcggctccggaccccccggtGGTGTGTTGGTTCCACCGCGTGGGACAtccggacggacgcgggaggttccggacccccataggggtccgaggcctcggctgtcagctcggagcttccctttcttagggacacgtggcgtctccggaccgttcccaagcggggagcgggtccggggccgttggcccggtgaggtaagggcctgacccgtggggcccggctgctccgccctttaccgtgtggctacggataactacgcgggccTTGCCTTACTGCAGTAGAAGtgagtatccctgctacagggtaccgacaggattgttttttgtttttttatagtGGCATAGGTGTGTAATTTAGATCTATGTTTAGGGtgtactttagtctattttcataatagcagaggtgagtaatttattaggaaagataacagattcAATGCCTATTTGATTAGAGTTGTCAGATTGATGGCcagatatttttaatttttgtgagaatttttcagatttctctattttttagaatGTCCAACTAGAATCATAGGTGGCTTCACGCGAAGACTTTAAAAGAACGTTCAATTAGTAATAGCaagataattaattaattataccTAAAATTCAATTGTTTCAGCATATACCTATTAATACAATTTGATATCACAATAAAACAGTGCAATTATGCCGCTAGTTTCGCCATTTCAATTGTATCTACAAATTGCAAAAGTGCAGCTTATTTACTTATTAAACCTATGCCATTCCGATTTGGTATCACATTTAAGCATTCTCCTTTTGTACCAGCAATCATATATTTCTAAGATTTGTTTTGCAGGGATAATTTATAATCTCATACAAAAGTGAAGTTCTACACGAATGAACAAGCTAGCAGAAATGGAATCCGTATGGATGCTGAAAAGTATTGTAATTGAATGTGTAGAAAAAAAACTACAGCTGCctcaaaaaaagaaattaatatCAACAAAGCCCCCTAGCTAAGGATCGAGGAAAccatacacacacacatttgCCATCGGCCTGCTGAATAGTTCAACAAAAGAGATGCATGGCATGCATTAGCTGTAACCTTCAAATTATTCTGCTCTGCAGCAAACACATCCTATTATCCTTCGATTAAATCCTACATATAGTTTCCTCGAATTATTTGTCTGCTGGCCTACCGACTCGATCGATTTACGCTGCTGAAATGtaaaagaagagagaagaaaaaatcgAATCCTACGGTAGTTGCTCCAGATCGATGGcatgagctgctgctgcttcgttcTCTGCATCGATGTCTCACTGCATGCATACCATGTACTAACTTGTAGGCAGTGTCCAGCTGATGGAGATCAGACATTCAGACGGTGTAGTTATGTTGGATGGTGTCGATGTCCAGCCCCTTGAGCTTCACCACCGACTCGACGTGGCCTTTTAGCGTGTGCAGCTCCCGTAGCCTGCACGAACAAGCATCGATCATCAGGATGGATCTTGttcatggccatggccatggctagCTAGCTTCACCGGTAGACAGGATGATGTACCTGGCGATCTCGGCCCGGCGCTTTGCCTGCTCTGCGATCTCGGAGAGCTCGATGAAGTCGTTGGTGTTGTCGGTGTTGAAGAGGCCCGACGCCTCGGGCTGCTGCAGGCCGTGCAGCGACCGCTGCGCGATGGCCCACTGCGCCTCCCGCTTGCTCTTGCCGTAGTCGAGCTCGTTGGCGAAGGCCGTCTTGTTGTCGAAGACGTTGTTCCACTGCTTGCCGCTGAGGAAGTAGCGGATGGCGAACTTGAACACGTCCAGCGGGAAGAAGGTGACGATGGTGAAGAGCCAGATGACGGCGCCCCAGCCCCAGCCGATGCCCTTGATCCGCGCGAACGGCCACTCGGCGTACACGGCGATGAGCGTCGCCACCAGCTGCGCCGCTAGGAAGGCGGCCACCAGCAGCAGGCCCGGCCGCTCCACGAAGAACCAGCTCCGGGCGCGCGTCACGAAGATGAGCGCCTGGCTGATGATGCTCACCTGCAGGTACACCGCCGCCATCAGCTCCTCCGTGCTGTCGCCGATGTGCCGCACCCCGAAGGTGCTCGTGAAGAAGGAGGTGTCGCGGACGGCCCAGAAGAAGAGCACGGTGGCGAGCGCCAGGTAGGTACCGAGCACCACGCCGGTGGCGAAGATCTCCTGCAGGCGCCAGGCGTCGGGCATCGGGGACGGCTTGACGCGGTCCTTGGAGATGGTCATGATGGTGCCGTCGTTGAGCACGGCGATGATGAGCACCATGAAGGGCGCGAAGTCGAAGCGCCAGATGAGCGCCAGGAGCATGAACCCCAGCACCACCCGGATGGTGATGGACACGGCGTAGATGGTGTAGTTCTTCATCCGCTGGAAGATGGCGCGGCTGGTGAGCACGGCGCTGATGATGACGCTCAGCCCGGGCTCCGTCAGCACGATGTCcgacgcgccgcgcgccgcgtccGTCGCGTCCGCCACCGCGATCCCGATGTCCGCCTTCTTCAGCGCCGGCGCGTCGTTCACACCGTCGCCCGTCATCCCGCAGATGTGCTTCCGCTCCTGCAGCCGCCGCACGATCTCGTACTTGTGCTCCGGGAACACGCCGGCGAACCCGTCCGCCTTCTCGATCAGCTCGTCCACGGGGAGCCCCCCCGTGTCGCCGTCCTTGAGCAGGGAGCTGGATGGGTACATGTTGGTGCCCATGCCCAGCCGCCGCCCCGTCTCCTTGCCTATGGCCAGCTGGTCGCCGGTGATCATCTTCACGTTCACGCCCAGGTTGAGCGCGCGGCGGATGGTCTCGGCGCTGTCGTGGCGCGGCGGGTCGAAGAGCGGGAGCACGGCGAGGAACTGCCACGGGCTGCCCGGCGCGTCCTTGCTGCACTCGGGGACGCGCTGCCGCGCCACGGCCAGCGAGCGCAGGCCGCGGTCGGCGAACTTGGCGATGATGGCGTGCACGCGCCGGCTGAGGTCGTCCCGGAGCCGGCACAGCTCGATGATCTGCTCCGGCGCGCCCTTGCTGATGCGGTGCCAGGTGCCGTCGGAGTCGATGTAGGTGATGGCCGTGCGCTTGTCCACGGGGTTGAAGGGCATGAAGTGAACCTCCTGGATGCCGGCACGGGCCTGCATGGttgattttgatttttttagattaatgttgaTTTTGATTATGAGTGCATTATTCCCTTTAATCATCATGCCAAGTGGTTTATGAGTGAGtgcttaattaattaaggaattACCTCCCTGGGGTCGGCGAGCATTCCGACGATGGACGCGTCGATGGCGTCCTGGTTCTCGGTTCGCGACGCTCGAGCGGAGTAGAGGACTACGGCGTCCTTGTCCAGATCCTTGACAAACGGCTGAAAACCAAAGACGGACACATTTATTGTTTTGTTTGATGTGATCTCCttagaaagaaagaagaaagaaagaaagaaagaaatgcaGACCTCGATCATGTTCTTGTCGACGGTGAGCTTGTTGAGGGTGAGCGTGCCGGTCTTGTCGCTGCAGAGCACGTCCATGCCGGCCATCTCCTCGATGGCCGTCATGCGCTTGGTGATGGCGCCCTGCTGCGAGAGCCGGTGCGACCCGATGGCCATGGTCACCGACAGCACGGTGGGCATGGCGATGGGGATCCCGCCGATGAGCAGCACCAGCAGGTTGTCGATGCCGTCGCGGTACTGCCGGTGCTGGATGGGGTACATGACGATCACCTCGATCAGCATCCCCACCGCGATGGAGCAGATGCAGAAGTTGCCGATCGCCGTCAGCACCTTCTGGAAGTGGCCGACGTTGTTGGTGCTGTCGACCAGGTGCGCGGCCTTGCCGAAGAAGGTGTGCACGCCGGTGGCGATGACGACGGCCTCGATCTCGCCCTGCTTGCACGTGGAGCCGGAGTAGATGCTGTCGCCGGGCATCTTGTTCACGGGGAGCGACTCGCCGGTGAGCGCCGACTGGTCGATCTTGAGCGGGTCGCCGTCCATCAGCCGCGCGTCCGCCGGGATGATGTCGCCGAGCTTGATGCTGATGATGTCGCCGGGCACCAGGATCGCCGCGTCCTGCTCCGACCACTTGCCGTCCCTCAGCACCTGCATGCGCGGGCCGATCCACgattaataaaataaaataaaaaattcctctGGATCAATCAATCACGGGGCCGTGCAGTGGGCGGCGTGCCTTGGTCTGGGGCGCGAGGCTGGCCatgagtgcggcggcggcgttgccggCGTTGTTCTCCTCGATGAAGCTGATGGTGGAGTTGATGAAGAGCAGCGTGACGATCCCGACGAAGTCCTGCCAGTCCGGCGGCCTCCCctgcacacgcacacacacacgcgTCATTCACTGCACGCTCGGAATTATTACAAGTCGTGCACGTTCCACGGCGAGGCGTACGCACCCCTCCGTTGGCGAGGACGATGGCCATGATGGCGGCGGCCTCCATGACCCAGGAGAGCGGGTTCCACATGAACCCCAGGAACTTGAGCAGCTTGCTCTCCTGCAGAATTATTCACATGCCacacatcatttttttttcatgagtTCTAGGATCGTCACGGATCAATTGTGGCAAATCGACGGCCGGGTTGTCGATCAGACAGCGGACCTTCTTCTCCTCGAGCTTGTTGGGGCCGAAGATCTGGAGGCGGCTGGCGCCATCGTTGGAGGTGAGCCCGTGCGGCGAGGACTTGAGGACGGCGAACACCTCCTGGATCGGGATGCTCTCCTGCAAACGCACGCACACAAACACACAGGGCAGGATTAGCACATTATTCGAAGAAATGGCATCATGTGGGAGGAGGAGAGACGGAGGCTGGGGACTGACGAGGTCGACGTTCTCGTTCTTGAGGTCCTCGAGCGACGCCATGGTCGCGCGGCGTGGATCTCTGACActggcggggctcgccggcgcagcgccgaGCTGATGACGAGGCTCTCTGGAGACTCGCTCTCCGAGAGAAGGTCCGGGTGAAAGAGTGGTTGTGGGGTGAGAAGGCGGCAACAAATAAGGGGGGTCGCAACTGCCCGTTCCAAGAAGGCCCCCGGTATTACGGGAGGGGATCCATCCTGCTGCTCACCGCTCCGGTTTACATGCCGCCCGAATCGCAGCCGCAGCCAGAGCGGGGGgtctattcatcgcgcgcgcgAGGCGCGACCAACGCGTCGCAGAAGAGGAAGCACGGTCGCTGCAAGTGGGCCCGTGACTGTTTTTCTTCTCCAGCGAGATCCGATgaccggaggcggaggcggccgaaggcggcggcggccggaggcggagacggaggccgccagacggaggcggaggtggccggagacggagacggaggccgcaaTGCGGAGGCGGCCGAaggcgcggcgggggatcggCATCTGCGAGTGGATCGATTCCACTTGCGCGCGCGGTGAATAGACCCCCCAAGCCAGAGGCGCTTCCTTTATTTCTTCTTTATATTATATATAGGCAGACAAAACAATACTTATACATAGTATTTGCTAATTAACTTTCATCATATATGGGAACGACCGATtagtttctatatgcatgcgaAGGTCGTCGTGTCAAGGCTATCAGCAGAGTGGCATCGTAGCCATGCTACTCAACTAGTGAAGGATCAAGTAGTACCTTTCAAAAAAACAAAGTAAATCAAGCAGTAAAGCGATATGGGtcgaaaaaaaaactagtaaaTAGAGGGTACCCTTAACAAATTAAAGGCCAtgatggaaaaaaaagaaaaaagaaaaagaaacggcCTTGGTTGACCATGTTGATGGTA comes from Panicum virgatum strain AP13 chromosome 4K, P.virgatum_v5, whole genome shotgun sequence and encodes:
- the LOC120704085 gene encoding plasma membrane ATPase 4-like isoform X2, whose product is MWNPLSWVMEAAAIMAIVLANGGVRTPRRGTPPDWQDFVGIVTLLFINSTISFIEENNAGNAAAALMASLAPQTKVLRDGKWSEQDAAILVPGDIISIKLGDIIPADARLMDGDPLKIDQSALTGESLPVNKMPGDSIYSGSTCKQGEIEAVVIATGVHTFFGKAAHLVDSTNNVGHFQKVLTAIGNFCICSIAVGMLIEVIVMYPIQHRQYRDGIDNLLVLLIGGIPIAMPTVLSVTMAIGSHRLSQQGAITKRMTAIEEMAGMDVLCSDKTGTLTLNKLTVDKNMIEPFVKDLDKDAVVLYSARASRTENQDAIDASIVGMLADPREARAGIQEVHFMPFNPVDKRTAITYIDSDGTWHRISKGAPEQIIELCRLRDDLSRRVHAIIAKFADRGLRSLAVARQRVPECSKDAPGSPWQFLAVLPLFDPPRHDSAETIRRALNLGVNVKMITGDQLAIGKETGRRLGMGTNMYPSSSLLKDGDTGGLPVDELIEKADGFAGVFPEHKYEIVRRLQERKHICGMTGDGVNDAPALKKADIGIAVADATDAARGASDIVLTEPGLSVIISAVLTSRAIFQRMKNYTIYAVSITIRVVLGFMLLALIWRFDFAPFMVLIIAVLNDGTIMTISKDRVKPSPMPDAWRLQEIFATGVVLGTYLALATVLFFWAVRDTSFFTSTFGVRHIGDSTEELMAAVYLQVSIISQALIFVTRARSWFFVERPGLLLVAAFLAAQLVATLIAVYAEWPFARIKGIGWGWGAVIWLFTIVTFFPLDVFKFAIRYFLSGKQWNNVFDNKTAFANELDYGKSKREAQWAIAQRSLHGLQQPEASGLFNTDNTNDFIELSEIAEQAKRRAEIARLRELHTLKGHVESVVKLKGLDIDTIQHNYTV
- the LOC120704085 gene encoding plasma membrane ATPase 4-like isoform X1 encodes the protein MASLEDLKNENVDLESIPIQEVFAVLKSSPHGLTSNDGASRLQIFGPNKLEEKKESKLLKFLGFMWNPLSWVMEAAAIMAIVLANGGGRPPDWQDFVGIVTLLFINSTISFIEENNAGNAAAALMASLAPQTKVLRDGKWSEQDAAILVPGDIISIKLGDIIPADARLMDGDPLKIDQSALTGESLPVNKMPGDSIYSGSTCKQGEIEAVVIATGVHTFFGKAAHLVDSTNNVGHFQKVLTAIGNFCICSIAVGMLIEVIVMYPIQHRQYRDGIDNLLVLLIGGIPIAMPTVLSVTMAIGSHRLSQQGAITKRMTAIEEMAGMDVLCSDKTGTLTLNKLTVDKNMIEPFVKDLDKDAVVLYSARASRTENQDAIDASIVGMLADPREARAGIQEVHFMPFNPVDKRTAITYIDSDGTWHRISKGAPEQIIELCRLRDDLSRRVHAIIAKFADRGLRSLAVARQRVPECSKDAPGSPWQFLAVLPLFDPPRHDSAETIRRALNLGVNVKMITGDQLAIGKETGRRLGMGTNMYPSSSLLKDGDTGGLPVDELIEKADGFAGVFPEHKYEIVRRLQERKHICGMTGDGVNDAPALKKADIGIAVADATDAARGASDIVLTEPGLSVIISAVLTSRAIFQRMKNYTIYAVSITIRVVLGFMLLALIWRFDFAPFMVLIIAVLNDGTIMTISKDRVKPSPMPDAWRLQEIFATGVVLGTYLALATVLFFWAVRDTSFFTSTFGVRHIGDSTEELMAAVYLQVSIISQALIFVTRARSWFFVERPGLLLVAAFLAAQLVATLIAVYAEWPFARIKGIGWGWGAVIWLFTIVTFFPLDVFKFAIRYFLSGKQWNNVFDNKTAFANELDYGKSKREAQWAIAQRSLHGLQQPEASGLFNTDNTNDFIELSEIAEQAKRRAEIARLRELHTLKGHVESVVKLKGLDIDTIQHNYTV